One window of the Ammospiza nelsoni isolate bAmmNel1 chromosome 17, bAmmNel1.pri, whole genome shotgun sequence genome contains the following:
- the LOC132080737 gene encoding olfactory receptor 14J1-like codes for MSNSSSIRHFLLLALADTRQLQLLHFCLLLGISLAALLGNGLIISAVACGHHLHTPMFFFLLNLALSDLGSICTTVPKAMHNSLWDTRNISYTGCAAQLFFFLFFISAEFFLLIIMCYDRYVSICKPLHYGTLLGSRTCAHMAAAAWASAFLNALLHTANTFSLPLCHGHVLGQFFCEIPQILKLSCSNLYLRELELLAFSFCLGFGCFVFIVFSYVQIFRAVLRIPSEQGQHKAFSTCLPHLGVLSLFLSTATFSDLKPRSMSSPSLDLSVSVLYSVVPPTLNPLIYSLRNQELKATVWKLITGWFQGH; via the coding sequence atgtccaacagcagctccatcaggcacttcctcctgctggcattggcagacacgcggcagctgcagctcctgcacttctgcctcttgctgggcatctccctggctgccctcctgggcaacggcctcatcatcagcgctgtagcctgcggccaccacctgcacacgcccatgttcttcttcctgctcaacctggccctcagcgacctgggctccatctgcaccactgtccccaaagccatgcacaattccctctgggacaccaggaacatctcctacACAGGATGCGCTGCTcagctatttttctttctcttctttatttcaGCAGAGTTTTTCCTCCTGATCATCATGTGCTATgaccgctacgtgtccatctgcaaacccctgcactacgggaccctcctgggcagcagaacttgtgcccacatggcagcagctgcctgggccagtgcttTTCTTaatgctctgctgcacacagccaatacattttccctgcccctgtgccatggccatgtcctgggccagttcttctgtgaaatcccacagatcctcaAGCTATCCTGCTCAAATTTGTACCTCAGGGAACTTGAGCTTCttgcattttccttctgtttgggctttggttgttttgtgttcattgttttctcctatgtgcagatcttcagggctgtgctgaggatcccctctgagcagggacagcacaaagccttttcaacctgcctccctcacctgggcGTGCTCTCTCTGTTCCTTAGCACTGCCACATTTTCTGACCTGAAGCCCCgctccatgtcctccccatccctggatctatcagtgtcagttctgtactcagtggtgcctccaaccctgaaccccctcatctacagcctgaggaaccaggagctcaaggctaCAGTGTGGAAACTGATAACTGGATGGTTTCAGGGACATTAA